CCTCTTTCCCAGAAGAGATTCTTCTTTTTATTATAAAGAAAACTTTTCTGTAAATAGAAATTTAAAAATTTAATACACTTGAAAATGAAAGACGCAGAAAAAGATGATAACGAAAAAATGTGCCCATTATGTAAGGGAACCAAAAGAACAAAGATAACAGACTGTAATACTGGAAAGGAGTCTACTAGGCCGTGTAAGGAATGTTGTAAAGATGAGGCAAGGTGGTATATATAGAATCTATGTATGAATTTTATTCATTGAGCGCAAAAGGAGGCCATCCTCCTTCTTTTTTTTGACAAAAAATGCCTTTTGAGATAAGATGATTTTAGTTTAGTTTTAGTCCGACAGAATCGGGCTTTTATTTTTAAGTCTTTATATGTTAAAATATTAACAGAATTAAATATTAAAATACTATGTTAGATATAAAAAATTTCATTTCGGCCATTGGCCAAATAGCGGAAGAAAAAGGGATTCCCCAAGAAAAAATCTTGGAGATTATTGAGGTGGCCATTGCCACAGCCTATAAGAAAGATTACGGAAAAAAGGGGCAGGTAATCAAAGCTAAACTAAACCCTGAAACAGGAGCGGTTAATTTTTGGCAGTCCAAAACAGTGGTTGACGACACTTTGGTTTATTTTGAGGAAGAAAAAAAAGAGGAAGAATTGCCTAAGGAGGGTCTTGATGAGTCCAGAGAGGAAAAAGAAAGAAGGGAAAAAAGAGAAGAGATGGAAATGGCGGAAGGAAAAGACGAGAGCGGAAGAGTAAAGTTTAATCCGGAAAAACATATCTTATTGGAGGAGGCCAAGAAGGAAAATTCCAAATTGGGCATTGGCGACGAATTAGTCATTCCCTTGGAAATTCAGGAAGGTTATGGCCGTATTGCCGCTCAAACAGCTAAGCAGGTTTTGATGCAGAAAATAAGGGAATCGGAAAGAGAATGCATCCGCGAAGAATACAAATCCAAGGAAGGAGAAATCGTTTCCGGCATAGTCCAGAGAATAGAAAATAGGAATGTCTTTTTGGACATCGGAAAAACTTTCGGAGTTTTAACAAGAGAAGAGCAGGTTCCCGGAGAATTTTACAAGATCGGTCAAAGATTAAAAGTTTTTGTTGTTAAAGTTGAAGAAACTTTCAAGGGTCCGGTCATCTTTCTATCCAGAGCCTATCCAAGACTTGTTTCAAGGCTTTTTGAATTGGAAGTTCCGGAAATCGCTGACGGACAAGTTGAGGTAAAATCAATCGCCAGAGAGGCAGGTTCCAGAACAAAAATAGCTGTCTTTTCCTCTAAGGAAGGCATTGACCCTATCGGAGCGACAGTCGGACAAAAAGGCACCAGAGTTATGGGAGTTATCAACGAGCTGGGCGGAGAAAAAATAGACATTATTGAGTATTCTGAAAAACCGGAAAAATACGTTGCCAATGCTCTGGCTCCGGCTAAAGTGGTAGATGTGAGGATAATAGGGAAAAACAAAGTTCTGGTAATTGTGCCGGAAGACCAGCTGTCTTTGGCCATAGGCAAAGAAGGCCAGAACGTCAGATTGGCCGCCAAGTTAACGGGCTGGAAAATTGATGTTAAAGGAGAAAATGACAACGAGGGCATAGAACGAGCTGAAAAGGCGGAAGCAGAAAGTCAAGGATTAAAACAAGATGCAAAAAAAGAAGAAGTCAAGGAAGAAAAGAAACTATCTCCTACTAAGCCAGAAAAAAGCCTAAGAAAGCAAAGCCTAAGAAAGCGTAATGTTCGTTCGGTTTTTAAATTGGGTCATTAAAAATTTTTAGAGACATGACTTTAGTTCCAACTGTTATAGAAAAATCTCAATATGGCGAACGGGCCTATGATATTTACTCCCGTCTTTTAAAAGAAAGGATTATCTTTTTAGCCGGCCCGATAAATGACATCACGGCTAATTTAGTTGTGGCTCAAATTTTATTTTTAGCGTCTAAGGATTCCAAAAAAGACATTCAGCTTTACATCAACAGCCCCGGCGGTTCAGTCCCGGCCGGTTTGGCTATTTACGACACCATGCAATATGTTAAGCCGGATATCTCCACTGTTTGTGTCGGTTTGGCCGCTTCTTTCGGCGCTGTTTTACTGGCCGCCGGAGCTAAAGGGAAAAGATTTGCTCTGCCTAATGCGGAAATTTTATTGCATCAGGTTGCCGGAGGCGTAAGCGGACAAGCGACGGAGATTGAAATCACAGCCAAGCAGATTATAAAAATCAAAGGAAGATTAAATAAGATTTTGGCCAAGCATACCGGACAGGCCTTGCCGAAAGTGGAAACAGACACTGACAGAGACTTCTATCTTTCCGCCGAAGAAGCCAAGGAATATGGTATAGTAGATGAGGTGATAAAGACGAAAGCGTAAATCCAAAATCTAAATGTCAAATGTCAAATCAAGTTCAAAATCTAAAATCTAAAAATAAATACGATTTAGTAGAAAGGACAGCTGTGTTTGGCGAAGATATTATCGAATTTGCCAAGGAATTACCCAAAAATCCTATTAACAATCCCAAGTGGTTCGTTCAGGGACTAGCGTAGGGGCAAATTACATGGAAGCAGACGGAGCAGAATCTAAAAAAGATTTCAAACATAAGATAGCTATTTGCAAAAAAGAATCAAAGGAAACAATGCATTGGTTCAGAATGATAGCCAAGGCCAATTCTGAAAAAGCGGAGAGGTGCAGAGAATTGTATAAAGAGGCGCATAAACTGGCATTGATATTTAGATTTAAAAAAATATGGTTAAATTTTTAAACAAAGAAAATTCTAAAGTTATATTTATTGTCTTGATGACGGTTGCCATTTTGATTGCCATCATTATTTTTTTGATTTACAATAAAGAAAAAGGGCGACAAAATCTCTCCCCTGCCCCGCAGGAAAAGACGATAGAGGAAATCATGAAAGAAAATATCATAACGGAGTTGCCATCAGGAGAAGAGAAAGAGGAAATAGAAAAAATTATAGAAAGAAATACTGTTGCCAATCCGATTTCTGATAAAAAAAGAGAGCAATTGGATAATATATTAAAAGAAAATAAAATAAACCAATAATTATTAAAAAATATGAATATAAAATTTTTTTCTCAATCATTAAGTGTCATTGCTATTTCTTGTCTGATGGCTGTTGGAGTTGTTTGGGCATGGACCGAGCCGACTGCGACTCCTCCTGGGGGAAATGTAAAAGCTCCGCTTAATGTTGGTCCTGATATGCAAGAAAAATTAAATGGTTTGATATTGAATACTGGTAATGCTCCCCTTGGCTTAATCGTCGCCAATGGCAATGTCGGCATCGGGACGACGACGCCGAACTCAAATGCAAAACTGGACGTAGCCGGACCGATAAGAATTCAAGGCCAAATTAGCGCAACTTGCGATGGCACCACTAGGGGCTTAATTTATTATAATAGTGGAGATGGTAATTTCTATGGTTGTACGGGGGCAGGATGGAGAGTTTTAAATAACAACCCGTAGGTTTTATGAGAAAATTATAAAACAAAAAGGCGGAAGAATGCCGAGGAGTAGAAAAAAGATTGCAGGTAATTATTCCTGTATTGTTAGTTTTTTTATTAAGCATTGGAGGGGCGACGAGCGTAATTTCTGCCGATTGTTGCGGAAATGGCATCTGCGAATGGTTCTCGAATGAGAGTGAGAATTGTGGCAATTGTCCGGCAGATTGCGCAAAAGACCTTGATGGAGACGGGTATCTGAAACTAGATTGGAATTTTTGTCCACCGCCTTTGGGCACTGATTATAACGACAATAATAAAGGAGTAAATCCCATCGTGGCAGAAAACTGTAGCGATGATGTAGATAATAATCAAAATGGCCAAACTAACGAGGGATGCGTTTGCAAAAAAAATGATCTCCCTG
This DNA window, taken from Candidatus Nealsonbacteria bacterium CG07_land_8_20_14_0_80_39_13, encodes the following:
- the nusA gene encoding transcription termination/antitermination protein NusA (modifies transcription through interactions with RNA polymerase affecting elongation, readthrough, termination, and antitermination); its protein translation is MLDIKNFISAIGQIAEEKGIPQEKILEIIEVAIATAYKKDYGKKGQVIKAKLNPETGAVNFWQSKTVVDDTLVYFEEEKKEEELPKEGLDESREEKERREKREEMEMAEGKDESGRVKFNPEKHILLEEAKKENSKLGIGDELVIPLEIQEGYGRIAAQTAKQVLMQKIRESERECIREEYKSKEGEIVSGIVQRIENRNVFLDIGKTFGVLTREEQVPGEFYKIGQRLKVFVVKVEETFKGPVIFLSRAYPRLVSRLFELEVPEIADGQVEVKSIAREAGSRTKIAVFSSKEGIDPIGATVGQKGTRVMGVINELGGEKIDIIEYSEKPEKYVANALAPAKVVDVRIIGKNKVLVIVPEDQLSLAIGKEGQNVRLAAKLTGWKIDVKGENDNEGIERAEKAEAESQGLKQDAKKEEVKEEKKLSPTKPEKSLRKQSLRKRNVRSVFKLGH
- the clpP gene encoding ATP-dependent Clp endopeptidase, proteolytic subunit ClpP; its protein translation is MTLVPTVIEKSQYGERAYDIYSRLLKERIIFLAGPINDITANLVVAQILFLASKDSKKDIQLYINSPGGSVPAGLAIYDTMQYVKPDISTVCVGLAASFGAVLLAAGAKGKRFALPNAEILLHQVAGGVSGQATEIEITAKQIIKIKGRLNKILAKHTGQALPKVETDTDRDFYLSAEEAKEYGIVDEVIKTKA